Sequence from the Neosynechococcus sphagnicola sy1 genome:
TGTGACATGAAGTACACCTGATTGAGACAGGAAAAGGGTTTCAGCTTGTTAGTTGTGCCACACTTTTTTAACTAAATGAAGTTTTACAACGGATCTCGCTTACCATGCCATTGCTTGAGCAATTTGCTTGACGAGCACTATTGGCAGAAAGGGCTTCGAGATCGTCAGTACCACCCCCAGTTTTGGTAACAGTTGGGGGTTGGGCAGGTAGCTGTTCGCTGTTAAAAGTACTACCGGAATGGGTTGAGTTTCAGGATTGGAGCGCAGCTGTTGCAGAAAGGCAAATCCATCCATCTCAGGCATCATGACATCAAGTACGATCGCATCTGGTTTTTCAGTACTGGCCTGTTGCAATGCCTCCTGTCCTGAGGTTGCTGTTAAAACTTCCCAGCCTCCCAGACGCTGCAAGCAGGCTGCCACCACTTCTCGGATCGCCTCTTCATCATCGACGACTAAAATTCGTTTGGATGTCACACCAAACGCCCCCACCGTCTGGTTCTGGCCAGCCTGATGTGTACAAAGCATCTTCGGATCACTTGTACTAACATACCTAAGGATTTAAATTCTAAACGTAGCAGCGGTTCTAACTTAGACGAAGAACATGGAGAAAGTTTGGAGAAACCCCCAATTTTCTTAAGAAAAGATAAAATTACTTTCGCTTGTTTACACCTCTTTTCTCCTAGCAGCTGACTGATTCCCAGCCAAACCCTATCCAGATCGGAAGAAAAATCAGGTGAGATCCCAAGGATTACCCAAAAACAGGTTTGAGTGAACGGTCTGCATTTTGCTTACGGGGAAGCTGATCACCCAGCCGACTCGCATTTTCTCGGAGGATATGGAGAATACTGCCTCGAACCAGGACTTCCAGGCGTAATCGCTCTGCTATCGGAGAATTGTGGGGATTTTTAGGTTTGCTTTGGGAAGCTGAGTCCCCTTCAACCCCGTAAAGATGAGGGAGTTGACTGAGAATATGAGCAATCAGCTTTTGCTGAAATTCATGAATCGCAAAAACGAAATGATAAGGGTACTCAGGATAATCATCCAAGACATCCTCAATGGCTTGAACGACTCGTGGCAATGTCAAGTTAGTAGATTCGTGCACCATTTTTGTCCCCAATTCAAGATCGTTAATGATGAACAGCATTGACGCATTGGCTTGACCCATACCTGATGTGATGCGCCGCAAAGGGGATGTTGGCAGGATACTGCCGTCTATCCCTAGGTTGAGCCTTGAATCAGTTGTAAATTAAAGGTAGACTAAAAAAGATGGAGAAAGTTTGGAGAAACTTCTCGCTCAGATCAAGAAATGTAAACATATTTATACTTTTATTAATCAATGCCAGCCCAACAAGCGACTAATTTCCTGGGAGATCTGAACTGGATCAAAGGGTTTAACAATGAGTCCCGCAACACCGAGCCGTTGATATTGCAATTGCTCGGTGGGTTGAACTTTGGCCGTGAGGAAGATGACAGGAATAGAGGCTGTCTCGGGGTTGATTTGAAGCTGTTCCAGGGTTTCTAGCCCGTCCATTCCTGGCATGGAGACATCTAGCAAAATGGCATCGGGGAGTGCAACCGCCGCTTGTTGGATGGCTTCTATGCCAGAGGCAGCTACCATGGCTTCCCATTTGGCCAGTTTGATCAAGCAGGTTTGCACGACCTCTCGGATACGTTCTTCGTCATCGACGATCAAAATTCGTTTCGTGGTCATTGCCCCAGTTCCTTCCCCTGATTTAAATTTAGTGGGGTTGCAGCGGCAAGGTAAAGAAAAAAGTGCTGCCCTGACCCCAAATGCTCTCGACCCAGATTTGACCACCGTGTTGCTGCACAATCGACTGACAGATTGCCAATCCTAACCCTGTACCGCCCTGATCGCGGGAGTCCGAGGCATCCACCTGTTGGAAGCGCCCAAATATGCTTTCTAGTTTATTGCTAGGAATGCCGCGCCCCTGATCTTGAATGGAAAAGAGAATGTGGCGGGATGCCGGGATCACGGGATGACGAGACAGCGGTGGAAAAGGAATCTCAGCATCTCTCGCACTCACCATCTTATCCTCCCTGACTGCTGCCCTGAGCCAGACGATGCCCCCAGGGGATGAAAATTTAATGGCGTTGCTGAGGAGATTGGTCAGGGTTTGGATGATGCGATCGGGCGCTACCCAGATCTGAATGGACAAGGGATAGATGACTAATATGACACCTGCTTCCTGGGCGCTGGTTTCCATGACTTCGATGGATCGCTGCATCAGGTCTGCGGCATCACACCATTCTCGAACCAGAGAAACTTTGCCCGCTTCTAATTTTTCTAGGTCGAGCATGTCGTTCACCAGTCGCACGAGGCGTTCGGTGTCGATCGCCGCAATTTCAATCATCCGCCGCATGGCCTCCGGTTCATCGTCCATCACCCCGGTTGCCAGCAGCCCCAGTGATCCTCGGATCGAGGTTAAGGGGGTTCGCAATTCATGGCTGACAATCGAAATAAATTCGTCCTTGAGTTTCTCAACCGCCTGCCGTTGAGTGATATCTTCCCCAATGCCCATCACCCCCACCACTTCGCCCGTGGGGTTGCGCAACAGCGTATGGCTCCAGTTAATGACTTTTTCTTCCCTAGATTTGGTTAAAATCCTCGTTTGCGCCGACGGAAAAGATTCCTGCCGGAGATTTTCCTGAAACTGCCGGAATTGCTCCTGGGCTAGATCCGGTAAGACCAATAAATCAAACCAGTTTTGACCAATCATTTCCGGCTCTGTATATCCGGTTAATTTCAGCAGGCAGGGATTGGCGGCATTGATGGTGCCCCTGGTGTCTGAGTTGAAGACTGCCAGGTTACTGCTCTCAAACAGCGATCGCCAGCGTCGTTCAGCTTCTTGTAAAACCGCAGCGGATTGCTGGCGTTCTTGTAGTTCTAGTTGCAATTTTTCGTATAGCTCAGATTGCTGGATGGCGATCGCCAATTGATTGGCAATTTGTTTAACCAAGTCAATCTCAACCTCTTGCCAGGGACGAGGTGCGGAGCATTGATGAATACATAACAACCCCCAGAGGTTGTCTCCATTCAGCAAAGGCACAATTAGATTGGCTCGGATCTGAAACCGTGCCAAAACATCCCGATGACAGTCGAGAAGCCCAGCGGTTTCGATATCATCGATGGCTTGGATTCTGCCCTGTTGATAGTAGACGGCATATTGCTCTCCAAAGCAATGGTCGTGAATTCTAATTTCTAAAACAGAGTCAAATCCTGCCGTCACGGATTCTGAGACAAACTCACCGTCGTCGAAGTTGGCATCGGGATAGAACTTGAAGATACCGACCCGATCCGCATGGATAAATTGACGAATTTCTTCGGAAGCTGTCCTGAAAATAGTCTGGAGATCCAGGGATTGACGAATTCGCTGACTCATTTCTAAGAGTAAAGATTCTCGCTCAGCCTGCTGGCGAATCACGTCTTCAGCCTGTTTACGAACGACTTCGTCGCGCTTGGCGGCGCTGATATCGGTGTTGATTTCCAATACCTTAATCGGCTTCCCGATCTGATCTTTCTGCATCACCCAGCGACTATCGACAATCAGCATCCTCCCATCGCGGTGGGTATGAACCAGTTCCCCTTCCCAGTATCCCTGCTCCAATAGCTCGGCTTGAATCTCTGCCAGCGGCCTGGGAAATTGGGTTTGCAGGAGGGTGTGGGACACTTGGCCGATCGCCTCTGCTTTGGTCCAGCCATACATGAACTCTGCACCCTGGTTCCAGAACGTGATCACATCATTCAGATCGTGGGTCAGAATCGTGTCGTGGGCGAGATCCAACAATTGTGCCTGTTCGTGCAGAATCAACTGAGTGTGTTGCTGATCTAAGAGGGTTTCCAATAGGCGATTGTTCACCCGAGTCAGTTCGGCGGTGCGTTCTGCCACTCGTTGCTCTAATTCCCCATTCAGCTCTTGGAGTGCTAACTCCGCCTGCTGACGTTGTTTGAGTTCCGACTGAACCTGCTCAAATAAGGTTGATTGCTGCAGCGCAATGCTAACCTGGTCAGCTAACTGTTGCAGCAAATCAGTTTCTGAGGTTTGCCACTGGCGAGGGGCTAAACAGTGGTGGGCAACCAGTAACCCCCACAGCTCATCTCCCTGCAAAATCGGCACCACGATATTTGCCTGCACTTGAAAATTTACTAGGAGTTGCAGGTGGCAGGGGCTGATGCCAGCCGTATAGATGTTAGATTTCGCTGTCACCAGCCCGTGTTTAAAGGGTTCGACATAGGATTGGCCAAAGCAAGGGTCTTCGATCTGGGTTCCTAAAATTGATGTCCAATTGGTTCCCACCGACTCCACAACAACGGTGCCGTTCCAGGTAGGGGAAAATTTGAAGATAATCACCCGATCAGTTTGCAGGTAATTTCGCACTTCATCCACGGTAGTTTGGAGCGTGTCTTGCAAATTCAGCGATCGCCGAATCCGTTGGGTAATCTCCATCATCAGGTGTTGATGTTCTAGTTGCTGTTGCAGCATCTCCTGGGCTTGCTGGCGTTCTCGCAGTGCTGCCTGCTGAAGGCTAATATCGTAGTTAACCCCAATCATCCGTTGGGCTTCACCCTGGGAATTGCGTTGCACGATGGCATTGGCTTTCAGAGTTCGAAGGGTACCATTGGGGCACACAACTCTAAACACCGGATCGTAGTCTTTTTCACCTCGAATCGCTTGTTGAATGGCCTCCCTTGCCATGGCCTGATCCTCGGGATGGACGCTGGCTTCCCATGCCTGATAGGCTCCTAAAAAGTCTGCGGGATCAATGCCATAGAGTTCATACATGCGATCGTCCCAGACCAGATGGTCATTGACGATATCCCAGTCCCAAATCCCCATCCAGGCAGATTCTAAGGCCAGCCGCAGCTGTTCTTCCCGGTGACGCAGCACGGCCAGGGTCTGATCGGTGTTGGCGGTCAGGGCTGCAACTTGCCGCTGAAGTTCTCCCTGTTTAATGACACTGTGAAGTGCCAGTCGTAAGGTCTCAGCGGTCAGGGTTGAATGATAGAGATACTGGTGGGCACCCTGTTGCAATGCCTGCGCCACCCAGTCCTCGTTTCCTCCCTCGATCAGCATCACCACGGGTAGATCGGGGCAGCCAATCTGAGGTTGGAGGGCTTGCAGGAACTCCAAGCCATTCAGATCGGGCAGTAAACCGTTCAGCAAAATCGCATCGGGTTGGGCAATCCGGTATTGTGCCAGTCCGGCTGCCCCGGTGTCTGCCTCTAATAGGGTATAGGTGTAGCGATTGTCTTGCAACAGATAGTGACGCAGCCGTTGCCGCTCTTCCGGAGAGTTCTCCACCATCAGAACGGTGCGCGATGCTTGAATCATGGCTTTGCTTTCCTTCAACGCGGCGACGGCTTCATGAGGGCGGACACCAATTGCTGCCGACGAATTTGCCCCGGTTCGAGACGATTGAGCACCCGAGCAATTAACTCCGGTTCCAAGACTGGCTTGCGGATATAGTCATCTCCCCCAACGGCAAAAGCCTGCACAATGGTTTCGGCATCGTGATGGGCGGTGAGAAAGAGAATGGGCAAGTTACCCCACCGGGGGTCGTTGCGCACCACCTGGCAAAGTTCAATCCCATTAAAACCTGGCATTTCTACATCTAAAATTAATAGGTCGGGAACCGTGGTCGTCAGTACCTCCCAAAAGCGGGTCGGATCGAGGAGGGGAGTTACCTGCAATCCCCAAGGGGACAAGATGGATGATAACCGATGTAAAATCACCGGGTCGTCATCGACAACCATGACTTGACCGATGACGGATTGAGGTCGGTAGAGCACCGGAGCCTTGGATTGATGCAGTGAATCTTGAATGGCTTGAAAAATTTGCGCTGGAGCAATGGGTTTCTGCAGAAATGCCTTTGCCCCCAGACGGGCCGCGGCGACGCGATCGCAGAGGCTATCTCGTCCCGTAAACACGAGTACTGGCAGCTGGGGATATTGTTGTTTGAGGGCTGCCAGCCAAGTCAATCCATCTTCATTGCTGGGGGAAAAGGTGAGATCTAACAAAATCACATCCGGTAAGGTCTGATCGAGGATCTGATCCGCTGCCGCCAGATTCGCCGCTACTTCTATCTGGAGCGATCGGGCACTGGCCTCAGCCTGCAATCCTTGGGCCAAGATTTCATCATCATCCACCACCAGCACCAGGGGGGATGGGGTCAGCGGTAAGGGGGGCGAAGGGGCAATTGCCGCTGAGTCGGGCTGCTTAAAGACAGGCTCCCGGTTGAGTTCCTGTTTCAGATCGGCAACCCATGCCGCCATCTGGAGATTGTCTGCCATGGACAAAGAGCGATCGGGACGTAAGATATCCTCAATTTGCTTTGCCAGGGTAGAACCCTGAGGAAAACCATACACCCCCAAGGAACCCACTAATTTATGCGCGGTTTGCTGGGCGGCCTGCCGCAGATCCGGTGTCAACTTACCCTCCTGAAACGCCACAATCACCTGACTCAGTAAGTGAATCTGTTCCGTGAAGGACTCTTTGAACCGCTCCCATAACCCCAACATCACCGTCTCAGCGGTTTCGGCAGCAGCCTGGGGTTCTGCACCCACAGCCGCTGCCTGACTTTTGGCAGGAGCGCCGGTCTCTAGGGGCCGGAGGCGATAGCCAAAACCATACATGGTCTCAATGAGATCCTGACTGGCTCCGGCTGTCCTGAGTTTCTGGCGAATCGCTTTGATGTGGCTGCTGATGGCGCTCTCCGTCGGGGGTTCATCCCGTTCCCATAGGCGATCGATCAGGGCGGCGCGACTAAAGATTCGCTGGGGGTGCAACAACAGTAATTCTAGAATGCCAAATTCTTTGGGTGTCAAACGCAATAATTGCTGGCCGTAACGGATTTCATTCTCCCTGCGATCCAGCTGCAAGTTTTCCCAAGTGACAACGGAGGCGACGGTTGTACTACCACGGCGCAGTAAGGCTCGCATCCGTGCTAGCAATTCTGGTAAATTGAACGGCTTGATCATGTAGTCATCGGCGCCAGCATCCAGACCCATGATGCGATCGGTTGCCCGATCCTTTGCCGTCAACAAGAGAATCGGGATCTGATAACCCTGGGTACGCAGCCGTTGGCAAACCCTAATGCCATCCAGTTCCGGCATATCAATGTCTAGCAGTACCAAGTCATAGTCAAACTGTGTTGCTAAATCCAGGGCAATTTGACCATCTACTGCGATCTCAACGTTGTAGTGATGCGCAATTAAGGTATTCTCCAGCAGCGTACGAGTTGCTGGATCGTCTTCCACCAATAAAATTCTCACAGTTGATGCTGGGTCATCGGGAACCAATGGGGGGGCGACTGCCAGGAATCGCATTATCAGCAGTTTTGCTGTCAATGACTCACCGCAATAGTCATTCTATCGAGCAATGGAACCGGAAGCGGCAGGTTGAAATGATTCTGCGGGTCCTGTAAGAATGGATCACACGCCCTAGACTACACTCCAATACTCGCAGACAAGCCAAGCTTTAGGGTTCTTCTCCCACAAGGGTTGAAGACCAAGCCCGAAAATTGGCTTGCTTCAAGGCACTCACCGTGGCTTGAGCATCTTGCACCCGGAACTGAACCCCTAGCCGCACCAATTGCCGTTGGTCATGGGAGGCGATTATTGCGATCACCAGGGTTTTAGCCTTGTCTTCTTCGAGGCGCTGTCCTTTGAGCACATCCCGCAAACGATGCTGCACTTCAATATCCCCTGCCTGCTGGGGCGGGAGTTCAACCATCACCATGCGGACATCTTCAATTGGTTCGGCATCTTCCACAATCAGCTGACATTGTTCATCGCGGCGATCGACCTTTCCCCAAATCATTAAGCGACGATCGGGCTGAATCTGCTCCTTAATCCGCTCATAGCTTTTGGGAAAGACCACGGCTTCAGCATGTCCTGTGAGATCTTCGAGCTGCACAATCGCCATGCGATCGCCCTTTTTGGTCGTAACAGCTTTGACTGCCGTCACCATCACAATGGCACTGACATGCATGTCTTCAGGTTGGGATTCCAGGTTACAGAGGCTAATGGGAGCCAGTACCTGAGCCGATTGCTGGATCGGTTTCAGGGGATGATCCGAGATATAAAAGCCGAGCAATTCCTTTTCCAGGCGTAACTTTTCCTGCTGGGGAAAATCTTCGACCTGCGGTGCTTTGGGAGCTAACTCATAGCTGGACTGCGTTGTAGCCCCAGGAGGTGGGGCCAGGAGATCGAACAGATTTCCCTGACCGATGGCGCGATCTTTGGCTCGGGATTGTGCCCAGTCCAGCACCAGTTCTAGATCATGGCTCAACTGCTTCCGATTCGAGTTGAGGCGATCGAAGGCTCCACACTGAATCAAGGCTTCCAAGGCTCGCCGGTTGACGGAGCGGTGATCAATCCGAGCATCCTTGAGACAGGCGACGCGATCGCACAGATCGGCGAGGGACTGAAAATCAACCCCCCTGAACCCGAGCTGCCAAGAGACACTCAATGGCACCGACGCCAACATTGCGCACCGCTGACAGTCCAAACAGAATGCGGTCTTGCAGGGGGGTGAAATCGACCCCCGAGCGATTGATATCCGGTGGCTCT
This genomic interval carries:
- a CDS encoding response regulator, whose translation is MLCTHQAGQNQTVGAFGVTSKRILVVDDEEAIREVVAACLQRLGGWEVLTATSGQEALQQASTEKPDAIVLDVMMPEMDGFAFLQQLRSNPETQPIPVVLLTANSYLPNPQLLPKLGVVLTISKPFLPIVLVKQIAQAMAW
- a CDS encoding response regulator, which gives rise to MTTKRILIVDDEERIREVVQTCLIKLAKWEAMVAASGIEAIQQAAVALPDAILLDVSMPGMDGLETLEQLQINPETASIPVIFLTAKVQPTEQLQYQRLGVAGLIVKPFDPVQISQEISRLLGWH
- a CDS encoding GAF domain-containing protein — translated: MIQASRTVLMVENSPEERQRLRHYLLQDNRYTYTLLEADTGAAGLAQYRIAQPDAILLNGLLPDLNGLEFLQALQPQIGCPDLPVVMLIEGGNEDWVAQALQQGAHQYLYHSTLTAETLRLALHSVIKQGELQRQVAALTANTDQTLAVLRHREEQLRLALESAWMGIWDWDIVNDHLVWDDRMYELYGIDPADFLGAYQAWEASVHPEDQAMAREAIQQAIRGEKDYDPVFRVVCPNGTLRTLKANAIVQRNSQGEAQRMIGVNYDISLQQAALRERQQAQEMLQQQLEHQHLMMEITQRIRRSLNLQDTLQTTVDEVRNYLQTDRVIIFKFSPTWNGTVVVESVGTNWTSILGTQIEDPCFGQSYVEPFKHGLVTAKSNIYTAGISPCHLQLLVNFQVQANIVVPILQGDELWGLLVAHHCLAPRQWQTSETDLLQQLADQVSIALQQSTLFEQVQSELKQRQQAELALQELNGELEQRVAERTAELTRVNNRLLETLLDQQHTQLILHEQAQLLDLAHDTILTHDLNDVITFWNQGAEFMYGWTKAEAIGQVSHTLLQTQFPRPLAEIQAELLEQGYWEGELVHTHRDGRMLIVDSRWVMQKDQIGKPIKVLEINTDISAAKRDEVVRKQAEDVIRQQAERESLLLEMSQRIRQSLDLQTIFRTASEEIRQFIHADRVGIFKFYPDANFDDGEFVSESVTAGFDSVLEIRIHDHCFGEQYAVYYQQGRIQAIDDIETAGLLDCHRDVLARFQIRANLIVPLLNGDNLWGLLCIHQCSAPRPWQEVEIDLVKQIANQLAIAIQQSELYEKLQLELQERQQSAAVLQEAERRWRSLFESSNLAVFNSDTRGTINAANPCLLKLTGYTEPEMIGQNWFDLLVLPDLAQEQFRQFQENLRQESFPSAQTRILTKSREEKVINWSHTLLRNPTGEVVGVMGIGEDITQRQAVEKLKDEFISIVSHELRTPLTSIRGSLGLLATGVMDDEPEAMRRMIEIAAIDTERLVRLVNDMLDLEKLEAGKVSLVREWCDAADLMQRSIEVMETSAQEAGVILVIYPLSIQIWVAPDRIIQTLTNLLSNAIKFSSPGGIVWLRAAVREDKMVSARDAEIPFPPLSRHPVIPASRHILFSIQDQGRGIPSNKLESIFGRFQQVDASDSRDQGGTGLGLAICQSIVQQHGGQIWVESIWGQGSTFFFTLPLQPH
- a CDS encoding response regulator; this translates as MRILLVEDDPATRTLLENTLIAHHYNVEIAVDGQIALDLATQFDYDLVLLDIDMPELDGIRVCQRLRTQGYQIPILLLTAKDRATDRIMGLDAGADDYMIKPFNLPELLARMRALLRRGSTTVASVVTWENLQLDRRENEIRYGQQLLRLTPKEFGILELLLLHPQRIFSRAALIDRLWERDEPPTESAISSHIKAIRQKLRTAGASQDLIETMYGFGYRLRPLETGAPAKSQAAAVGAEPQAAAETAETVMLGLWERFKESFTEQIHLLSQVIVAFQEGKLTPDLRQAAQQTAHKLVGSLGVYGFPQGSTLAKQIEDILRPDRSLSMADNLQMAAWVADLKQELNREPVFKQPDSAAIAPSPPLPLTPSPLVLVVDDDEILAQGLQAEASARSLQIEVAANLAAADQILDQTLPDVILLDLTFSPSNEDGLTWLAALKQQYPQLPVLVFTGRDSLCDRVAAARLGAKAFLQKPIAPAQIFQAIQDSLHQSKAPVLYRPQSVIGQVMVVDDDPVILHRLSSILSPWGLQVTPLLDPTRFWEVLTTTVPDLLILDVEMPGFNGIELCQVVRNDPRWGNLPILFLTAHHDAETIVQAFAVGGDDYIRKPVLEPELIARVLNRLEPGQIRRQQLVSALMKPSPR
- a CDS encoding OB-fold nucleic acid binding domain-containing protein, whose amino-acid sequence is MLASVPLSVSWQLGFRGVDFQSLADLCDRVACLKDARIDHRSVNRRALEALIQCGAFDRLNSNRKQLSHDLELVLDWAQSRAKDRAIGQGNLFDLLAPPPGATTQSSYELAPKAPQVEDFPQQEKLRLEKELLGFYISDHPLKPIQQSAQVLAPISLCNLESQPEDMHVSAIVMVTAVKAVTTKKGDRMAIVQLEDLTGHAEAVVFPKSYERIKEQIQPDRRLMIWGKVDRRDEQCQLIVEDAEPIEDVRMVMVELPPQQAGDIEVQHRLRDVLKGQRLEEDKAKTLVIAIIASHDQRQLVRLGVQFRVQDAQATVSALKQANFRAWSSTLVGEEP